The Spirosoma oryzicola region CAAGAAAACGAAGATTAATTCCTTTTCCGGATCAACCCAAACGACGTTACCCGTAAAGCCCGTATGCCCAAATGAGGTGGCGGAGGCTTGTTGCGCCAGATAAACGCTGCTCGAACTTTCCGGATTCGGCTTATCCCAGCCCAGCGCCCGGTGGCTACGGTTACTCAATGTCTGCGTAAAGTAAGGAACCGTCATCGGTTGAAAGATACGCTCCGTACCGTAAAACCCCTTTTGGAGATTCATTTGAAGAAGGGTCGCAATGTCATGGGCGTTTCCAAACAACCCGGCATGTCCCGAAACTCCCCCCTGTACCGCTGCCATCTGATCGTGTACCGTACCCACCAGTAGTTGATTCCGGTAGTAGGTATCCTGTTCCGTCGGTGCGCAATGTGGATTTTTCAGGCGTTGAAGTGGTGTAAAGCCTAACTGGTGTAAGCCAAGCGTTTTGTACACATTTTCCGTTACAAACGCATCCAGAGGTTGTTTGCTGACGCGCTCGACAATCTTTTGCAGCATCAGAAAATTCAAATCACTGTACACGTAAGCGGGTTTGCCCGACTCGTCGAGCTTGCGGGACATTGGTGACTGAACCACCCATTTCCAGACTGAGTCCTTCAGCGCAGGCGTTGCCCAAAGCGTCGGTGCTATTTGCAGCGGGTGCAACGTATCACGGGTAGCACTGTAATATTCAGCTTTCAGCCCACCACCCGGCGTCCGTGTCCGGTCCCATGTGGTTGGGTAGAACGACACCATACCCGACTGATGCCACAACAAATCCTGAATAACGATATTCTGTTTGTTAGTGCCTCTAAGTTCGGGCAAGTAAAGCGATGCTTTCTGGCTTATGTCAATCTGCTTGCGATCATACAGAACCATCACACTTTGCAGCGTTGCCAGCACTTTGGTCAATGAAGCCAGATCATACAGCGTTTCGTCCGTTACTTTCTCTGCACCGGGGCTGTAAGTCAACGCACCAAAATTCTTGCTGTAAACAACCTTGCCTTTACGAGCCACCAGAATTTCGCAACCGGGTACAACGTGATCGCGAACTGCGTTTTGAGCAATAGCGTCAATTTTTGCCAGAACGGCGGTTTTCATGCCAACGCTTTCTGGCGAACCCGCCGAAAGACGACCTTCCGGACTGACCGTTTCGCCAAGCCCAACCTTCAGATCACCCGTCGAAATTGGCAGCATACCGCGGGAGCCTAGTGCGCCGAACAGAACCTGAGGCACAACGCGTTGCATCTCATCAAATTCCTGATAAGCGCAGATCAGGCCGTCGGCATCCGTAAACTGCGTAAGGCTGTAAGGCGAACCAAAAACCGTAACAATTACTTTGACGCCCCGTTGTTTCAGCCGTGTTACCAGATCGAATGAAGCTTTTGTAATGCCGAACTTCCGGTAACTCGACTCGGTCATTTTGTGGTAGCTCACGACAACCGTATTCGCCGAACTGACCTGAGCCAGCGCATCGTTCAGTTCCGTTTCGGAAACAATCTTGTTTGGGTAAGAAAGCGTCTGAAAAGGCGCGTATTGGTTAAGCGTTTTTTGGAACGGGTTGTCGACATCTGCACCAATCGCAATCGACGCCAACCGCAGGGAGTCCAACGGGCCGATAGGCAGGATCTTGTTACGATTTGTAACAACCGTAACCGCTTGTTCGCACAAGTCATGCTTGAGCTGTTGCGCTTCCGGTGAATTCAGCTCCGCCGATAAGCCAGCAAGATTGATGGGCTTATACTGATTTAACCCAGCCCAGTATTTAGCGCGAAGTATTTTTTTGACTTTTTCGTCAATGAATTCCTGGGATATGACACCCTGCTGAATCGCATTAAGGATATTTTGCGAGGCTTCCCGAACGTTTTCTGGATACAGCAAAATATCATTCCCGGCCATCAACGCCCGTAGGTTAACGTCCATTGCTTTGGGTGACCGGCTGATACCGCCCATGTTCAGCGCATCAGTAAAGACCAGCCCCCGGAATCCCAGCTCCTTCTTAAGAAGCTCTGTTACAATTTTTTCGGATAACGTAGCGGCCAGGGCCGGGGTGTTGTCCATTACTGGTACATGCAAATGACCCGTTACAACGCCCATCAAACTGTCGGCAATGAGTTTCCGGAATGGGTACAGGTCAATGTCACGCATTTGCTCCGACGACCGGCTAACGGTTGGCAGCGTGTGGTGCGAATCGGCATTGGTGTCGCCGTGGCCCGGAAAATGCTTAGCCGTAGCAATGACGTGGGTTTGCTGTAAGCCACGCATGTAGGCCGACGCTTTCAAGGCTACATTCTCCTTCGACTCCCCAAATGAACGGATGCCGATGACCGGATTCGCGGGGTTGCTGTTAATGTCCGATACCGGGGCAAAATTGATATGGATGCCGAGCCGCTGGCATTGCCGGCCAATTTCGGCGCCCATCCGGTAAATCAGTTCATTGTCGCGAATGGCACCGAGCGCCATCTGCTTAGGAAAGTCCATCGTACTATCCAGGCGCATCCCTAATCCCCATTCGCCATCAATGCCAATCAATAAAGGGACTTTTGATAATGCCTGATAGCGATTGGTCAGAACGGCCTGCCGGTACGGACCACCCTGGAAAAAGATCAGACCACCAATATGGTTTGTCTGGATAAGGTGCTCGATGTATTGGTAATGATTATCATGACGGTTGGAGAACGTAGCCACCATGAAAAATTGCCCGACTTTTTGTTCGGGGGTGAGCGTCTGAAACACACTGTCGACCCAACGCTGCCCGCTATCGGAAAGCGAGAAGACTTCAACAGGGGTGGCGTACGAACGCACGTGCGAAGCGGGTGCCGTCAACCGTCGGGCCTTCGCTTTGTGAGCGTGTGCCGACGGGGCGAGCCGGGTCCATAAAGTACGCCCTGGCTTCGTTAAGCCAAATGCCGTAAATAAACTGACGGACAGCAGACCGATGACCAAAATCGGTCGTACAAGGTTGTTCCGCATGGGTACTCGATTGGTAAAAAGGTACAGTCGGCTATCGGTGGTTTATCGCCAAACCATAAAAATAGCCAACACCTACTGAAAACAATAACACATGTTTGAATTATCTAACTTTTTAACAAAATAATATACGTGAAATGTTTCGCTGCTTGGATTAATACAAAATTAAAACGAGCGAATGGAAAGAAAGCCGACGTTGCGATTTCAGGAAATGCATTGACAATCAACTCATCAGTTGATGAATAAATGAATGTTTGTTGCAGGATTGAAACGTCAAAAAAGTATACGGAGCAGCACAAAATAACAGCAGATCAATCACCAACCGTATACGGGTGTAGCTGTAAAGCACTTGGAGCGGAAGAAAACTTCCTGTAAACTGACGAATGAGATTGGAGAAGCAGGCTGGTAAGAGTTTAACAACGATTCGTTGTCTACATGGGCCGATCACCCAATAGCCTGTTCAAGTGGATCATTGCAAGACCCAAGCTGTAGCTAGTTGGAAGAAGCTACAGGGCGCTTTCAGACGTAACTTAACAGCCGTCAGATGAAGTGTGGAAGAGAGGATGCGTAAGAGTAAATCAGAAAGACCGTGCCGGACGTACGCTCGCCAGGGCAGCAACCAGTCGTTTGCTTAGTTCAGCTTTGTCAATAGCGGCAAGCGGCTGCCAGCACGACGACGCTGATGTCACTTTCGATTTTTGAACTAAAGCCGACGATTTCGCCCGCATTTGCTTTCTGGCAGCAAAAATATTGTGCGGATGCCCCATGCTCATCGCCTGTCCGCTAATGCCTACTAGTAAGGTTCCGACAATTAGTAAGGTTTTCATGGTCTGGTTGGTTCTTATTGACAACACAAAGATATAGGCTTTGTTGGGTATCTTGCAATACATAGTACTAAATTTTTTAATTATTTTTTCAGAATCGGCCAGGTCGAGCAAAATATTGAGTCTCTTCTCCATAAAGCATAATCATTTTGCTCGACCTGGCTAACCGATTTATCGTCAATCAAGCACGATTCGTTTGACGGCACCGTCTTCGTTCTGCGTGACAGTTATAAAGTAAGCTCCTTGTGCGCTTTTACCTAAATCAATTTGGCCGACAAACTCACCTGAGAAATCGTTCAACTCGCGTTTAGCTACTTCTTTTCCTTTCGGATTGGTCACAACGATACTTACATCGCCTTTTGCCGGAGCCGTGAACCGGACGTTCAGTTGGGCGCGGTCTGGGTTGTTTGGATAAGCATCCAATCCACGAATGGTAGACGGTTTGCTGTTGAAATTGCGTGACCAGTCTTCGAAGGGACGAACAAGCTGTCGATCCAAGTCGCGCGGTAATTGCATTCTGAATCGGTTGAGCTGGTCGGCTAGCGAATCGGTCCCGCGACGAAATTCATAGCGCCAGGTTTGTAGATCACGGTCGTTAATCCGGGGTATTCTGCCTCGATACACGTAAAAATCATCGGGAAGCCGTCGGTGGCGGGGGGTGAGATGCTCGCGTCTTGCTACGTGGCCGCTATCCGTATCATCAACGATAATGGTCATGTGGCGCTTGCCTTCTTTCCCTTTCCGCGTCGTCTTCAGCGAGTCGACCAGTTTCATGACAAGACGGTCGCGTTCAGGATCAGTCAGACCGTCAACCCGGTAGGTACGTTCGATCTCCCGCACTTCATCGCCGTTTCGTTCAATGATCCGGACGTTAACTTCGTCTTTCTTTGGCGAAGAACCCGCCTTCTGAGCCGTAGCGATTCCACTGATACCACCAGCGATGAACAGCGCTAAAACGAACCGCTGTAGCAGAATTACTGTTTTTTTCATAATCGTAACCGTTAATGAATACACAATAAGATAGGCTAAAAGTCATTGAGGGTGGGGCTGTTAAAGTTTGTTAAAGGCTCAGTGACTGCCTGGCAGCATTCGTATTTTTACGGATTACACAATCAGGCATAGCCAAAAGCATACCGATTGTGATCTGCTTGTTTACCCATAGATGAAAAAAAAGGCCGAAGGTTGCATAAAGGCCGAAAAAAATGTCGACACTACGCATACGATGGATTGTTGCCCTGATGGCAGTCGGATTGGTGGGCCTCGTTGGTTTACAGTCTTACTGGATCAGTAGTGCATTGCATTTGCAGAAAGAACAATTCGACTATAAGGTTACCGATGGCTTGCAGGAGGTTGTTCGCGCCCTCGAACGGCAGGAGGCTATGTACCAGGCAAAACAACATATCCAGGCCCGCGACCATCAGGACCGGTTGATGGCGATTGCCAGAAAAGAAGATAAGAAGTCGGTTGTTGAATCCTCGGCTTCCAGGAAAAAAGTAGCCAGTGCAACATCCGATAAAGTAGCTAGTACTCAGGCAAAGAAAGCAAATCCGAAAGTGACTGATTCGCAGCGGTTGCCGTATGGAATGGCCCCGGCTGGTGCGGTAGTTGTACAATCGGATGTGCTGCATCCGGTAGCGCATCCGCTGTCGCCAGAGCAAATGGCCGTTGTCGAAGAATTTTTCCGCCAGCAGGATGAACTGATGGCAGTTGGCGACTGGCAGACACAACTAGCCCAACAACAGCAGTTTAATCACTGGGTCGATCAGATTCTTGTCAACGAACTCAATCAGATCAACGGACAGGTGGCTTCGGCTCGTCGGCAGGATTCGCTGGCCCGATTAAAAGCAAGTCGGGAGCGGGCCAAACAGATTGCTAAGCAGCGAAAGTCGCGCCAAAATGTGTTGAACGATTCGGCTAAAACAGAGGTAGCCGTCAGTACACCAACAAGCTTTAGCTCGAACCGAACGGGCGAGCAGTCGAGAATGATCAAGGATGTATTGAAAGGGCTACTTCTTTCGGAACGCCCCATCGAGGATCGTATCAACCGACTGGCGCTCGATACGCTGCTACGGCAGGCATTGCAGGAAAGAGGCATCAACATTCCGTTTGCTTTTGGCGTTCGGACGAAATCCCAACCTGCTTTTCTGTTTACGTCGCTCGGTATGAGTCCGCAGCAGTTCAGAGAGGGTGGATATAAAGCCGCCTTGTTTCCGAACAATATGCTTGAAACGGGAAACTACGTTTACGTTTATTTCCCAACGCAACGACAGTTTATTCTGAGTCAGTTGTGGTTTACGTTCGGCGCATCAGCCGTGTTGATTCTCGTCATTCTGGCTTGTTTTTACATTGCTATTAGTACGATTGTCCGACAGAAAAAGCTGGCCGACATCAAGAATGATTTCATCAACAACATGACCCACGAGTTCAAAACGCCTATTTCGACCATCTCATTGGCGGTTGAAATGGCGCAGGAACAGGTCCGCCACCCGCAGGGCGCTTCAAGCACGGATGAGTCATCCGTAAATGAACGGTTGTCGCGTTACATGGGTATTATACGTGATGAAACCCGACGACTTGGTTCGCACGTTGAGAAAGTACTGCAAATGGCCTTGCTCGACCGGGGCGAAATCAAGCTGAAATTGTCGTCAGTCAACGTACACGATGTCGTCGAGAATGTGCTGAACAACATGAGTTTGCAGATCGAGCAGCGCGGGGGCGAATTAGACCTGGAGTTTGATGCCGACCGCGAAGTGATTGAAGCCGATGAGGTCCACGTAACCAATATCGTGTATAACCTGCTCGACAATGCGCTGAAGTACTCGCCCGAAAGTCCGCATATCGCCTTGGCTACGCGTAGCCTTCCCGAAGGAGTCAGCATAACGGTTACGGATCACGGGCTGGGAATGACCAAAGATCAGCTAAGCCGTATCTTTGAAAAATTTTACCGGGTTCCGACGGGCAACCGACACGACGTAAAAGGTTTTGGGCTGGGATTGAGTTACGTGAAGAAGATGGTTGACGAACACCACGGGCAGATTCACGTGGTCAGCGAACCTGGCAAAGGCAGTTCATTCGAAGTGATTTTACCCTATAACATTAGCGAAAGAGCAAAAGAGTAGTGAACGATTCATGTACTCGTTTGCTCTTTCATCGTTCAATTATGCCTACCATTCTTCTCGTCGAAGACGATCCCAATCTGGGCCAATTAGTGCAGGAATACCTGACTATGAAAGGCTACGCTACTGACCGCGCTACGGATGGCAATCAGGGCCTGCAAAAGTTCATGGCTGGTCAGTACGACCTATGCATCTTCGATGTAATGATGCCCAAGAAAGACGGCTTCACCCTGGCGAAAGAAGTACGTATGGCGCAGCGTGAAGTGCCGATCATCTTTCTGACGGCCAAGTCCATGCAGGAAGATGCCATCCAGGGCTTCAAGGTGGGAGCCGATGACTACGTGACGAAGCCGTTTAGTATGGAGGAGCTTTTGTTACGCATTCAGGCTATCCTACGGCGGTATCAGCGATCTGCCGACGCACCTGAACCAACGGTATATAAGATCGGCTCGTTTTCGTTCGATTATCCCCACCAACTGCTAAGCCGTTCCGCCGAAAATGAACCCCAAAGCGAAATAGAGTCGCCGGCGCAGAAACTAACCAGTAAGGAATCCGAGTTATTAAAGTTGTTGGCTCAGAATTTGAATCAGCCCGTTAGCCGTAGTTTTGCGTTAAAAATGGTCTGGGGTGACGATTCATACTTCAACGCCCGCAGCATGGACGTGTACGTTACCAAGCTTCGTAAATACTTGAAAGATGATGCGACTGTTCAGTTGGTCAATGTACACGGTGAAGGATTTAAACTGATTGCCTGACGGTTTTCAGCTGTTCGATTGTTTTGAACCGAACGGTACGCGAAAACCGAAATTTGTAAGCCATGAATATAATACGTCGTCCGCGCCGGAGCCGTCAATCCGCTGCTATTCGTGATATGGTGCAGGAAACGCGCCTGTCCGTCACCGATTTTATTTTGCCCGTTTTTATCATGGAAGGGCAGAACGTCCGTTCTGAAGTGGCTTCCATGCCGGGAATTCATCGTTTGTCGCAGGACTTACTCCTCGAAGAAATACAAGAGTGCGTCGATTTAGGTATCAAAACGTTCGATCTGTTTCCAAATCTGCCTGAGTCGAAAAAAGATAAATACGCTACGGAAAGCTACAACCCTGACGGTTTATATCTGCAAACGATCCGCGCCATCAAAGACCGCTTCCCCGATGTGATGGTGATGACTGATGTGGCGATGGACCCGTACAGTTCGGACGGTCACGATGGTGTTGTCGAAAACGGTAAGATCCTAAACGATCCGACCTTAGAAGTACTGGGTAAAATGGCCTTGGCGCAGGCGCAGGCAGGCGCTAACATTGTCGGTCCTTCAGATATGATGGATGGGCGAGTAGGCTATCTCCGGCAGGTGCTCGACGAAGGGGGCTTTCACGATGTTGCGATCATGTCGTACTCAGCCAAGTATGCCAGTGCTTTTTACGGACCGTTCCGCGATGCGCTTGATTCAGCACCGAAATTTGGCGACAAAAAAACCTATCAGATGAACCCGGCCAATAGTCGGGAAGCGCTCATCGAAGCCCAGCTCGATTTTGCCGAAGGAGCCGACTTTCTGATGGTAAAACCCGCCTTAGCGTACCTTGACATCATCAAGCTTCTGAACGATAACTTTCATTTGCCCATTGCTGCTTATAACGTCAGTGGCGAGTATGCGATGATTAAGGCCGCGGCTCAGCAGGGCTGGCTCGATGGAGAACGGGCCATGATGGAATCACTACTGTCAATCAAACGGGCTGGTGCTTCGGTTATCCTCACTTATTTTGCTAAAGAAGCTGCCCGCCTTTTATGAGTAAGCTATTAATTCGTAACGCTCGTTTGGTAAACGAAGGGCGTGTTGTGGAAACGGATGTGCGTATTGAAGATGGATTCATTGCGCAGATCGGTCAGAATTTGTCAGATGCTGGTGTCAATCAATCAATTGATGCCGATGGTCAGTACCTGCTCCCTGGTGTTATTGATGATCAGGTACACTTCCGTGAGCCGGGTCTTACGCATAAAGCAACCATTCAGTCCGAGTCGCGGGCGGGCATAGCGGGGGGTGTCACCAGCTTTATGGAGATGCCCAATACCGTACCCAACGCGCTGACGCAGGAGCTACTGGCCGATAAATATGCCATCGCTGCCCAAACGTCGCTGGCGAACTACTCGTTTTTTATGGGTGCTTCGAACAACAATCTGGATGAGGTTTTGCGTACAGATCCGCGCACTGTTTGTGGCATCAAGGTGTTCATGGGATCATCTACCGGTAATATGCTTGTGGATAATGAGCAGGTACTGGCCAGTTTGTTCCAGCAAAGTCCGATGCTAATTGCTACCCACTGCGAAGACGAAGCTACGATTCGGGCCAACACCGAGCGCTACCGGGCAGAATACGGTGACAATGCGACTGCCGCTCTGCATCCGTTGATTCGTAACGAGGAAGCGTGCTTAATATCGTCAACGCTAGCGGTTGAACTGGCCAAGCAGTAT contains the following coding sequences:
- a CDS encoding glycoside hydrolase family 3 N-terminal domain-containing protein, translated to MRNNLVRPILVIGLLSVSLFTAFGLTKPGRTLWTRLAPSAHAHKAKARRLTAPASHVRSYATPVEVFSLSDSGQRWVDSVFQTLTPEQKVGQFFMVATFSNRHDNHYQYIEHLIQTNHIGGLIFFQGGPYRQAVLTNRYQALSKVPLLIGIDGEWGLGMRLDSTMDFPKQMALGAIRDNELIYRMGAEIGRQCQRLGIHINFAPVSDINSNPANPVIGIRSFGESKENVALKASAYMRGLQQTHVIATAKHFPGHGDTNADSHHTLPTVSRSSEQMRDIDLYPFRKLIADSLMGVVTGHLHVPVMDNTPALAATLSEKIVTELLKKELGFRGLVFTDALNMGGISRSPKAMDVNLRALMAGNDILLYPENVREASQNILNAIQQGVISQEFIDEKVKKILRAKYWAGLNQYKPINLAGLSAELNSPEAQQLKHDLCEQAVTVVTNRNKILPIGPLDSLRLASIAIGADVDNPFQKTLNQYAPFQTLSYPNKIVSETELNDALAQVSSANTVVVSYHKMTESSYRKFGITKASFDLVTRLKQRGVKVIVTVFGSPYSLTQFTDADGLICAYQEFDEMQRVVPQVLFGALGSRGMLPISTGDLKVGLGETVSPEGRLSAGSPESVGMKTAVLAKIDAIAQNAVRDHVVPGCEILVARKGKVVYSKNFGALTYSPGAEKVTDETLYDLASLTKVLATLQSVMVLYDRKQIDISQKASLYLPELRGTNKQNIVIQDLLWHQSGMVSFYPTTWDRTRTPGGGLKAEYYSATRDTLHPLQIAPTLWATPALKDSVWKWVVQSPMSRKLDESGKPAYVYSDLNFLMLQKIVERVSKQPLDAFVTENVYKTLGLHQLGFTPLQRLKNPHCAPTEQDTYYRNQLLVGTVHDQMAAVQGGVSGHAGLFGNAHDIATLLQMNLQKGFYGTERIFQPMTVPYFTQTLSNRSHRALGWDKPNPESSSSVYLAQQASATSFGHTGFTGNVVWVDPEKELIFVFLSNRIYPTAGNNSINTTKLRRRIHELIYSAVL
- a CDS encoding T9SS type A sorting domain-containing protein, yielding MKKTVILLQRFVLALFIAGGISGIATAQKAGSSPKKDEVNVRIIERNGDEVREIERTYRVDGLTDPERDRLVMKLVDSLKTTRKGKEGKRHMTIIVDDTDSGHVARREHLTPRHRRLPDDFYVYRGRIPRINDRDLQTWRYEFRRGTDSLADQLNRFRMQLPRDLDRQLVRPFEDWSRNFNSKPSTIRGLDAYPNNPDRAQLNVRFTAPAKGDVSIVVTNPKGKEVAKRELNDFSGEFVGQIDLGKSAQGAYFITVTQNEDGAVKRIVLD
- a CDS encoding sensor histidine kinase; the protein is MSTLRIRWIVALMAVGLVGLVGLQSYWISSALHLQKEQFDYKVTDGLQEVVRALERQEAMYQAKQHIQARDHQDRLMAIARKEDKKSVVESSASRKKVASATSDKVASTQAKKANPKVTDSQRLPYGMAPAGAVVVQSDVLHPVAHPLSPEQMAVVEEFFRQQDELMAVGDWQTQLAQQQQFNHWVDQILVNELNQINGQVASARRQDSLARLKASRERAKQIAKQRKSRQNVLNDSAKTEVAVSTPTSFSSNRTGEQSRMIKDVLKGLLLSERPIEDRINRLALDTLLRQALQERGINIPFAFGVRTKSQPAFLFTSLGMSPQQFREGGYKAALFPNNMLETGNYVYVYFPTQRQFILSQLWFTFGASAVLILVILACFYIAISTIVRQKKLADIKNDFINNMTHEFKTPISTISLAVEMAQEQVRHPQGASSTDESSVNERLSRYMGIIRDETRRLGSHVEKVLQMALLDRGEIKLKLSSVNVHDVVENVLNNMSLQIEQRGGELDLEFDADREVIEADEVHVTNIVYNLLDNALKYSPESPHIALATRSLPEGVSITVTDHGLGMTKDQLSRIFEKFYRVPTGNRHDVKGFGLGLSYVKKMVDEHHGQIHVVSEPGKGSSFEVILPYNISERAKE
- a CDS encoding response regulator transcription factor, which gives rise to MPTILLVEDDPNLGQLVQEYLTMKGYATDRATDGNQGLQKFMAGQYDLCIFDVMMPKKDGFTLAKEVRMAQREVPIIFLTAKSMQEDAIQGFKVGADDYVTKPFSMEELLLRIQAILRRYQRSADAPEPTVYKIGSFSFDYPHQLLSRSAENEPQSEIESPAQKLTSKESELLKLLAQNLNQPVSRSFALKMVWGDDSYFNARSMDVYVTKLRKYLKDDATVQLVNVHGEGFKLIA
- the hemB gene encoding porphobilinogen synthase gives rise to the protein MNIIRRPRRSRQSAAIRDMVQETRLSVTDFILPVFIMEGQNVRSEVASMPGIHRLSQDLLLEEIQECVDLGIKTFDLFPNLPESKKDKYATESYNPDGLYLQTIRAIKDRFPDVMVMTDVAMDPYSSDGHDGVVENGKILNDPTLEVLGKMALAQAQAGANIVGPSDMMDGRVGYLRQVLDEGGFHDVAIMSYSAKYASAFYGPFRDALDSAPKFGDKKTYQMNPANSREALIEAQLDFAEGADFLMVKPALAYLDIIKLLNDNFHLPIAAYNVSGEYAMIKAAAQQGWLDGERAMMESLLSIKRAGASVILTYFAKEAARLL
- a CDS encoding dihydroorotase; the protein is MSKLLIRNARLVNEGRVVETDVRIEDGFIAQIGQNLSDAGVNQSIDADGQYLLPGVIDDQVHFREPGLTHKATIQSESRAGIAGGVTSFMEMPNTVPNALTQELLADKYAIAAQTSLANYSFFMGASNNNLDEVLRTDPRTVCGIKVFMGSSTGNMLVDNEQVLASLFQQSPMLIATHCEDEATIRANTERYRAEYGDNATAALHPLIRNEEACLISSTLAVELAKQYNARLHILHISTADELKLFANDRPLTEKRITAEVCVHHLWFDSDDYKRLGNLIKCNPAIKAPHHKEALMTALLDDRLDIIATDHAPHTWAEKKQSYWQAPSGLPLVQHPLLLMLDFVQQGKLPIETVVRKMCHAPADCFQIDRRGYAREGYWADLVLVDTNRPTTVSKENVLYQCGWSPLEGHTFGATVTHTIVSGEQVYAQGQFLTHQSGKRMLFNR